The Chryseobacterium indicum genome includes a window with the following:
- a CDS encoding UvrD-helicase domain-containing protein, protein MEIDKYIVQAESILLNGATFNDERKVFIRNLETCDLLAVPGSGKTTALLAKLYCIAQNIPFEDGSGILILSHTNKAIEEIEKKLKGHCPKLFEYPNFIGTVQTFVNKFLSIPFYENKNRQRITSIDDEYHNYRLDKVILKSFSANTHLKHIYRTPQIPWKYNFELSQTPNQIIDLDTGKRIVITRPRGRAKNPIDWSVTEKNNIEKNLYKIKVKLLTDGILNFNDSYFYAKIYLTKIPIIKKFLQQRFKYVFIDEMQDLEDFQIKIIDDIFFDNSSQTVIQRIGDKNQSIYNSVKENCDWKTRQEVDPENYTDLSIQNSMRLSPKIANLVDKFVLNRPTDYNVVGKFEESTLPPHLILIDHNTTGESLKTKFKEIIEEHDLHSESKNLEKGFHIVSWTTENDNENAICLKKLFPRFSKELKRKKGDFDCLKKHLFLFDREKPTLEGIRKSILNALIRILDLENIKTLENKNYTKSKLFSFIINQGEECYENFKAKLFKWCFNIITKESYNETYEEIKTFIEGENFIGLNWYNEEEYIPKRILASREFINKDFPFISEDDDETEENETDIYPINLSSVHSVKGQTHCATMYVESFYYEYETKKLQVVIPSTKKKPEEILPNPLFNQYQTYRPNKDVRAKETLKMMYVGFSRPTHLLCFAVLKENIQDHIESLKIENGGIWKIIEDLV, encoded by the coding sequence ATGGAAATAGATAAATATATTGTGCAAGCGGAAAGTATACTTTTGAACGGAGCAACCTTTAATGATGAAAGAAAAGTTTTCATTAGAAATTTAGAAACCTGTGATTTACTTGCAGTTCCTGGAAGTGGTAAGACTACCGCACTATTAGCAAAGCTCTATTGCATTGCTCAAAATATACCTTTTGAAGATGGTTCCGGAATATTGATTTTATCTCACACCAACAAAGCAATAGAAGAAATTGAAAAAAAGTTAAAAGGACACTGTCCAAAACTTTTTGAATATCCTAACTTTATTGGCACTGTACAAACTTTTGTAAATAAATTTTTAAGTATACCTTTTTATGAAAACAAAAATCGTCAAAGAATTACTTCAATTGACGATGAGTATCATAATTATCGTTTAGATAAAGTTATATTAAAAAGCTTTAGTGCAAATACACATTTAAAGCATATTTACAGAACACCACAAATTCCTTGGAAATATAATTTTGAATTATCTCAAACACCTAACCAAATTATAGATTTAGATACTGGAAAAAGAATTGTCATCACCAGACCGAGAGGAAGAGCAAAAAACCCTATTGATTGGAGTGTAACAGAAAAAAACAATATAGAAAAAAATCTTTATAAAATTAAAGTAAAACTTTTAACAGATGGGATTTTAAATTTTAACGACAGCTATTTTTACGCAAAGATTTATCTAACTAAAATTCCAATAATCAAAAAATTTCTACAGCAAAGATTTAAATATGTCTTCATTGATGAAATGCAAGATTTAGAAGATTTTCAAATCAAAATTATTGATGATATATTTTTCGACAATTCCTCTCAAACAGTAATTCAAAGAATTGGTGACAAAAATCAATCAATTTACAATTCTGTGAAAGAAAACTGTGATTGGAAAACACGCCAAGAAGTTGATCCCGAAAATTATACTGATTTAAGTATTCAAAATTCAATGAGATTAAGCCCTAAAATTGCAAATCTTGTAGATAAATTTGTTCTTAATAGACCAACAGATTACAATGTAGTTGGGAAATTTGAAGAATCCACACTTCCTCCTCATCTTATTTTAATTGATCATAATACAACTGGAGAATCTTTAAAAACAAAATTTAAAGAAATTATAGAAGAACATGATTTACACTCTGAATCTAAAAATTTAGAAAAAGGATTTCATATAGTAAGTTGGACTACTGAAAATGATAACGAAAATGCTATTTGTTTAAAAAAATTATTTCCAAGATTTTCAAAAGAATTGAAGAGAAAAAAAGGAGATTTTGATTGTCTGAAAAAGCATTTATTTTTGTTTGATAGAGAAAAGCCAACTTTAGAAGGAATAAGAAAATCTATTCTAAATGCTTTAATCAGGATTTTAGATTTAGAAAATATTAAAACATTAGAAAATAAAAATTATACAAAAAGTAAACTCTTTAGTTTCATTATAAATCAAGGAGAAGAGTGTTATGAAAACTTTAAAGCTAAACTCTTCAAATGGTGTTTTAATATTATTACAAAAGAAAGCTACAATGAAACATATGAAGAAATAAAAACGTTTATTGAAGGAGAAAATTTTATAGGCTTAAATTGGTATAATGAAGAAGAATATATTCCCAAAAGAATTTTAGCATCCCGAGAATTCATTAATAAAGATTTTCCTTTTATATCTGAAGATGATGATGAAACGGAAGAAAACGAAACGGATATCTATCCAATAAACTTATCTTCTGTTCACTCTGTAAAAGGACAAACCCATTGTGCCACAATGTATGTTGAATCTTTTTATTATGAATATGAAACTAAAAAACTTCAAGTTGTAATACCTTCAACTAAAAAAAAGCCAGAAGAGATTTTACCAAACCCATTGTTTAATCAGTATCAAACGTATCGTCCTAATAAAGATGTAAGAGCTAAAGAAACTCTAAAAATGATGTATGTAGGATTTTCAAGACCAACACATTTATTGTGTTTTGCAGTTTTAAAAGAAAATATTCAAGATCATATAGAAAGCTTGAAAATTGAAAATGGTGGTATTTGGAAAATCATTGAAGATTTAGTTTAG
- a CDS encoding cold shock domain-containing protein produces the protein MADSFSKKENFKKKQQKLKEKAMRREERKENNDKGKSLNEMFMYVDANGQLTSTPPDQAEREEIDINNIQLGAAPIEAEETVKTGIVTFLSEKGYGFITEDKTKENIFFHNNNCIDQIKKGNKVSFEKEKSPKGFSATEIRLVK, from the coding sequence ATGGCAGATTCTTTCTCTAAAAAAGAAAATTTCAAGAAGAAACAGCAAAAACTAAAAGAAAAAGCAATGCGCCGTGAAGAGCGTAAGGAAAATAATGATAAAGGGAAAAGCCTGAACGAAATGTTCATGTATGTAGATGCGAACGGACAACTTACTTCTACACCACCGGATCAGGCTGAAAGAGAGGAAATTGATATCAACAATATCCAGTTGGGAGCAGCTCCTATTGAAGCTGAAGAAACTGTAAAAACAGGAATTGTAACTTTTCTGAGTGAAAAAGGATACGGTTTCATTACGGAAGATAAGACTAAGGAAAATATCTTCTTCCACAATAATAACTGCATCGACCAGATTAAGAAAGGGAATAAGGTCTCTTTCGAAAAGGAAAAATCTCCGAAGGGTTTTTCTGCAACGGAGATCAGACTGGTAAAATAA
- a CDS encoding transposase: MSRGKRGFSTRFDLGKIFQLIIKRLKTGCQWRELSLKEYFTNQRISWQLIYYYFNKWSKDGSFRRIWVSLLKKNKRDLDLSCVQMDGSHTRSKTGGESVGYQGRKSSKTSNCIFLCDNQGQMLSMGEPVSGEHHDLYQIEETLEEIFVLLDEADIECKGLFLNADSGFDGKKCRDILEKKEMIANIKENPRNGNTQHEKYFDSELYKRRFKIEKANAWLDSFKALLVRFETLNITWVSLHYLAFSILFLRKIKV; this comes from the coding sequence TTGAGCAGAGGAAAACGGGGATTTTCAACAAGATTTGATTTAGGGAAAATCTTTCAACTCATTATTAAGCGTTTAAAAACAGGCTGCCAATGGCGCGAGCTGAGTCTTAAAGAGTACTTTACCAATCAGAGAATCAGTTGGCAACTGATTTATTATTATTTTAATAAATGGAGTAAGGATGGTTCTTTCAGGCGAATTTGGGTTTCCCTTCTTAAAAAGAATAAAAGAGATTTAGATCTTTCCTGTGTTCAGATGGACGGGAGTCATACGCGCAGTAAAACCGGTGGCGAATCGGTAGGTTATCAGGGACGAAAATCATCAAAGACCAGTAATTGTATCTTCCTTTGTGATAATCAGGGACAAATGCTTTCAATGGGAGAGCCGGTGAGCGGAGAACATCATGACCTTTATCAGATTGAAGAAACTTTAGAGGAGATTTTTGTTCTTTTGGATGAAGCTGATATAGAGTGTAAAGGATTATTCCTGAATGCAGATTCAGGTTTTGACGGTAAAAAATGCAGAGATATTCTTGAGAAAAAAGAAATGATTGCCAATATTAAAGAGAATCCACGGAATGGAAATACACAGCATGAAAAATATTTTGATTCCGAACTGTATAAAAGAAGATTCAAAATAGAAAAAGCAAATGCATGGCTGGATAGCTTCAAAGCGCTATTAGTAAGGTTTGAAACTTTAAATATTACATGGGTGAGTTTGCATTATCTGGCTTTTTCTATTTTGTTTCTCAGAAAAATAAAAGTTTAA
- a CDS encoding SDR family oxidoreductase, protein MSKTIFITGASTGLGKATAKLFAEKGWNVVATMRTPEKDTELSSIPNIKVMKLDVTNPQEIKEVAEKVIQDGVDVVFNNAGYGLMGPLEGLSEEQINKQFETNLWGVIRTTQAFIPYFREHKKGLFLTTTSIGGHVAFPLASLYHATKWALEGWSESMAFELNPFGITIKTIAPGGISTDFASRSLDMGAHPAYQEMTEKVWEVFRDPNRIFQYSTPEQIAEVVYEAATDGKNQLRYFAGEDSKQTIALRRQVGDQVFFEENKKRFFEN, encoded by the coding sequence ATGTCAAAAACTATTTTCATTACAGGAGCTTCTACCGGATTAGGTAAAGCAACGGCAAAACTATTCGCAGAAAAAGGCTGGAACGTGGTCGCAACCATGAGAACTCCCGAAAAAGATACAGAACTCTCTTCCATTCCCAACATCAAAGTGATGAAACTGGATGTTACCAATCCGCAGGAAATAAAAGAAGTCGCTGAAAAAGTAATTCAGGACGGTGTAGATGTCGTATTCAACAATGCAGGTTACGGATTAATGGGACCATTGGAAGGACTGTCCGAAGAGCAGATCAACAAACAGTTTGAAACGAATTTATGGGGTGTGATCCGTACAACACAGGCTTTCATCCCCTATTTCAGAGAACATAAAAAAGGTTTGTTTTTAACCACCACTTCCATTGGCGGTCACGTTGCGTTCCCTTTAGCCTCATTGTATCACGCTACAAAATGGGCTCTCGAAGGCTGGTCAGAAAGTATGGCATTTGAACTCAATCCTTTCGGAATCACCATCAAAACCATTGCGCCGGGCGGAATTTCCACCGATTTTGCAAGCCGTTCTCTCGATATGGGAGCCCATCCTGCCTATCAGGAAATGACGGAAAAAGTATGGGAAGTCTTCAGAGATCCCAACAGAATTTTCCAGTATTCCACTCCGGAGCAGATTGCAGAAGTCGTGTACGAAGCAGCAACAGACGGTAAAAACCAACTGCGTTACTTTGCAGGAGAAGATTCCAAACAAACCATCGCACTCCGCAGACAGGTCGGAGATCAGGTATTCTTCGAAGAAAACAAAAAACGCTTTTTTGAAAACTAA
- a CDS encoding UvrD-helicase domain-containing protein: protein MGNTIIHKRRIEMDSRIRPIEQIKQIIDDNQNSEKEFNNFVLQGGAGSGKTESLKQILEYITQNYPDKKGVCITLTNVAVEEVRGRVGENNNFIVCTIHSFLNDLIKDYKKNIHEVIFEIFKVEKIVRDEILIGEDEREYKKKEHEKYKKTYGSYSGKLFTTTGEKLSKVTGKRDYDNDPLKFNSDLNEKIDILNKIILEEIKSIDYNKVRYNETRYNNFKELSFGHDELLHIASLLFKKHKLLGKIVSDKFNFILIDEYQDTNEKIVDIFLNLLPINNRTTIGFFGDSMQGIYDDGIGDVEREITAKKIVKIEKEDNFRCSDKVIDFINTIRNDGLIQQLALKNKETLEERKGEVKLYYSIYGKKPSNNSNLEDKENYLNTLNKMIAKVSADNPEFKKLMLTNKSISSELGFKVLYKIFNDRYSEVKEEIEKVFERIQLIEIYELCSAYKNRNYNFVLSKLKKCGFELKSIKDKIKIKRIFDALLNSKLSANRILRFSFDNKLISKSDSYKQYISDKDSFLEDLKSDERFKQLEVLYNAGGNTSNRMIEKDSTVSEEEFIEFDKKRKKKNFYLELFSDELKFSEVLDYYNYIDENTISDYITMHKTKGSGIENVMVIMDEYFWNKYNFKSIYDLEEIDLMKKSKNQKLFYVACSRTIKNLICFRLVSDEKEERQLIDFFRECIIEKIDM from the coding sequence ATGGGAAACACCATTATACATAAAAGAAGGATTGAAATGGATAGCAGAATAAGACCAATTGAACAGATAAAACAGATTATTGATGATAATCAAAATTCTGAAAAGGAGTTTAATAATTTTGTTTTGCAGGGTGGAGCCGGAAGTGGAAAAACAGAATCATTGAAACAAATCCTCGAGTATATTACTCAAAATTATCCCGATAAAAAAGGAGTCTGTATAACGCTTACTAATGTAGCTGTTGAAGAAGTTAGAGGAAGAGTTGGAGAAAACAATAATTTCATTGTTTGTACTATACATTCTTTTTTAAATGATTTAATTAAAGACTACAAAAAAAATATTCACGAGGTAATTTTTGAAATTTTCAAAGTCGAAAAAATCGTCAGAGATGAAATATTAATAGGAGAAGATGAAAGAGAATATAAGAAAAAAGAGCATGAAAAATATAAGAAAACATATGGAAGCTACTCCGGAAAATTGTTCACGACAACCGGCGAAAAGCTATCTAAGGTTACTGGTAAAAGAGATTATGACAATGATCCATTAAAATTTAATTCAGATTTAAATGAAAAGATTGACATATTAAATAAAATAATTTTAGAAGAAATAAAATCAATTGACTATAACAAGGTAAGATATAATGAAACTCGTTATAATAATTTTAAAGAGTTATCATTTGGACATGATGAATTATTACATATCGCATCCTTACTTTTTAAAAAGCATAAATTATTAGGGAAAATTGTAAGTGATAAATTTAATTTCATTTTAATTGATGAATACCAAGATACTAATGAAAAAATAGTTGATATCTTTTTAAATCTACTACCTATAAATAATAGAACAACTATTGGCTTTTTTGGTGATTCTATGCAAGGAATTTATGATGATGGAATTGGAGATGTCGAACGAGAGATAACAGCAAAAAAAATAGTTAAAATTGAAAAGGAAGATAATTTTAGATGTTCCGATAAAGTTATTGATTTCATAAATACGATAAGAAATGATGGACTAATACAGCAGTTAGCTTTAAAAAATAAAGAAACATTAGAAGAAAGAAAAGGAGAAGTCAAATTATATTATTCTATTTATGGTAAAAAACCTTCTAACAACAGTAATCTAGAGGATAAAGAAAATTACTTGAATACCCTTAATAAAATGATTGCTAAAGTTTCTGCAGACAATCCTGAATTTAAAAAATTGATGTTAACCAATAAATCCATCTCAAGCGAGCTAGGTTTTAAAGTTTTGTATAAAATATTTAATGATAGATATTCAGAAGTTAAGGAAGAAATTGAAAAAGTATTTGAAAGAATTCAATTAATAGAAATTTATGAATTATGTTCAGCCTATAAGAATAGAAATTATAATTTTGTACTTTCCAAATTAAAAAAATGCGGTTTTGAGTTAAAATCTATTAAAGATAAGATAAAAATAAAACGAATTTTCGATGCTTTATTAAATTCAAAGTTGTCTGCAAACAGAATTTTAAGATTTTCATTTGATAATAAGTTAATTAGTAAATCAGATTCTTATAAACAATATATTTCTGATAAAGACAGTTTTCTTGAAGATTTAAAATCGGATGAAAGATTCAAGCAGTTAGAAGTTTTATACAATGCAGGTGGAAATACATCCAATCGAATGATTGAAAAAGATTCAACAGTTTCAGAGGAAGAATTTATTGAATTTGATAAAAAGCGTAAAAAGAAAAATTTTTACTTAGAATTATTTTCGGATGAATTAAAATTTTCGGAAGTTTTAGATTATTATAACTACATTGACGAAAACACTATTTCAGATTATATAACGATGCATAAAACTAAAGGATCTGGAATTGAAAATGTAATGGTTATAATGGACGAATATTTTTGGAATAAGTATAATTTTAAATCTATTTACGACTTGGAAGAAATTGATTTAATGAAGAAATCAAAAAATCAAAAACTATTCTATGTTGCTTGTTCAAGAACTATTAAAAACTTGATTTGCTTTAGACTAGTTTCTGATGAAAAAGAAGAAAGACAACTAATAGATTTTTTCAGAGAATGTATAATAGAAAAAATAGATATGTAG
- a CDS encoding ATP-dependent nuclease, whose protein sequence is MYIHQLKLWNFRKYGSETFDLNNPHLDVSFSQGLNLLIGENDSGKSAIIDAIKIVLKAHAYEWIRAEDKDFHINSESQISDRLRIEIHFKGITDDEAKNFIEWLGWEDEKLKIDDGNGNISEETVKRPKLILIYDVERKNGNIIPSDIRAGMDGSGHILNAEAKEYLRCTYLKPLRDAENELIAKKNSRLAKILSDHKLFKNIDTNHPLIETFKRANTDVRNFFNDNNGDESNKSQIKDVIDEFLKDFIEEDYSSKFDVTETDTKQILEKISLGIEGKNNLGLGTLNRIFMATELLHLRRNWNGLKLCIIEELEAHLHPQAQMKIIEKLKKESEQSNIQFILTTHSPNIASKVDLKSLIICKDNDIFPLRHGLTKLEDKNYKYLERFLDVTKSNLFFAKGIILVEGWSEEILLPELAKKIGYDLTKQEISIINVGSTAYLHFAKIFLRNDGKNMNIPVSIITDLDNRPDTEGKFTSMANETDPKILSKYRSLESLKNDLTGTSVTLYLAKEWTLEWCLFNSNSLSYIFKESVKEVHSGTNEFKLDAEQNFKPEFQSKLMSKLKKESGTSQLDKVQIASELAERIEKSTTLTIDTKNDEYLTYLINAIKHVCDYGNR, encoded by the coding sequence ATGTATATACATCAACTTAAACTTTGGAATTTCAGGAAATATGGTTCCGAAACTTTCGATTTAAACAATCCGCATTTAGACGTTTCTTTTAGTCAAGGATTGAATTTATTAATAGGAGAAAATGATTCTGGAAAAAGTGCAATTATAGATGCAATAAAAATTGTCCTTAAAGCTCATGCTTACGAATGGATTCGGGCTGAGGATAAAGACTTTCATATCAACTCAGAAAGCCAAATTTCTGATCGTCTGAGAATTGAAATACATTTTAAAGGAATAACTGACGATGAAGCAAAAAATTTCATCGAATGGTTAGGATGGGAGGATGAAAAATTAAAAATAGATGATGGGAATGGCAATATCTCTGAAGAAACTGTTAAAAGACCAAAATTGATTTTAATTTATGATGTAGAAAGAAAAAATGGTAACATAATTCCTTCCGATATTCGAGCTGGAATGGACGGGTCTGGTCACATTTTGAATGCAGAAGCTAAAGAATATTTAAGATGTACTTATTTAAAACCTTTAAGAGATGCTGAAAATGAACTTATTGCAAAGAAAAATTCAAGGTTGGCTAAAATTTTAAGTGACCATAAATTATTTAAAAATATTGACACGAACCATCCTCTTATTGAAACTTTTAAAAGAGCAAATACTGACGTAAGGAATTTTTTTAATGATAACAATGGTGATGAAAGTAATAAAAGCCAAATCAAAGATGTAATTGATGAATTTTTAAAAGACTTTATTGAAGAAGACTATTCATCTAAATTTGATGTTACAGAAACTGACACAAAACAAATACTCGAAAAAATTTCCCTTGGAATTGAAGGCAAAAATAATTTAGGTTTAGGAACACTAAATAGAATTTTTATGGCAACAGAATTGTTGCATTTGCGTAGAAATTGGAATGGCTTAAAACTTTGTATTATAGAAGAATTAGAAGCACATCTTCATCCTCAAGCACAAATGAAAATTATTGAGAAACTAAAAAAAGAAAGTGAACAAAGCAATATTCAATTTATTCTAACGACGCATAGCCCTAACATTGCTTCTAAAGTGGATTTAAAATCTCTCATAATTTGTAAAGACAATGATATTTTTCCATTGAGACATGGATTGACTAAACTAGAAGATAAAAATTACAAATATCTTGAACGATTCCTAGATGTAACAAAATCAAATCTATTTTTTGCTAAAGGCATTATTTTAGTTGAGGGTTGGTCTGAAGAAATTTTATTACCTGAACTAGCAAAGAAAATAGGTTACGATTTAACAAAACAAGAAATCTCCATAATTAATGTTGGCTCAACAGCATATCTACATTTTGCAAAAATATTTTTAAGAAATGATGGTAAAAACATGAATATTCCTGTTTCTATCATTACAGATTTAGATAACAGACCAGATACAGAGGGAAAATTTACTTCAATGGCAAATGAAACGGATCCCAAAATATTAAGTAAGTATAGAAGTTTAGAAAGTTTAAAAAATGATTTAACAGGAACCTCTGTCACTTTGTACTTAGCGAAAGAATGGACTTTAGAATGGTGCTTATTCAATTCTAATAGCTTATCTTATATATTTAAAGAATCTGTTAAAGAGGTGCATTCTGGAACAAATGAATTTAAACTTGATGCAGAGCAAAACTTTAAACCAGAATTTCAAAGTAAGTTAATGTCCAAGTTAAAAAAAGAAAGCGGAACATCACAATTAGATAAGGTACAAATAGCATCTGAACTTGCAGAAAGAATAGAAAAAAGTACCACTTTAACAATTGACACTAAAAATGACGAATATTTAACATATTTGATTAATGCTATAAAACACGTTTGCGATTATGGAAATAGATAA
- a CDS encoding nucleotidyltransferase domain-containing protein yields MTIQDLKNKNLILFEAISGSRSFGLATENSDTDIRGVYYLPKEDFFGLNYIPQISNETNDITYYEIGRLIELLQKNNPNILEIIASPEDCIQYKNPLMDLLKPEDFLSKLCKDTFAGYAISQIKKVKGLNKKILNPMDKEKKSILDFCYILQDQGSVPLKKWLQKFPSSGGVSEGRGGLQQEKCGLVSIDNTKGMYALFYDQSGNFRYKGIIQNEEANQVSVSSVPKGQHPLAYLFCNLDAYSTYCKDYREYWKWVSERNEDRYNVNQNHGQNYDSKNMMHTIRLLQSCEQIFKNNSLNIRVDNREELLDIKAGNWSYEQVMKKAEDLIASIEEHHAASALPDLPDLEKTTKILVQIREELYKNK; encoded by the coding sequence ATGACCATCCAAGACCTTAAAAACAAAAACCTCATCCTTTTCGAAGCCATCTCCGGAAGCCGCTCTTTCGGATTGGCAACAGAAAATTCCGATACAGATATTCGTGGCGTGTATTATTTACCGAAAGAAGACTTTTTCGGGTTAAACTATATTCCGCAGATTTCCAATGAAACCAACGACATTACCTATTACGAAATCGGGAGACTCATCGAACTGTTACAGAAAAACAATCCCAACATCCTCGAAATTATCGCCAGTCCGGAAGATTGTATTCAATATAAAAATCCGTTGATGGATTTGTTGAAACCTGAAGATTTTCTTTCCAAATTATGCAAAGACACCTTTGCAGGATATGCCATTTCCCAGATTAAAAAAGTAAAAGGACTCAACAAAAAGATCCTTAACCCGATGGATAAAGAGAAAAAATCCATCCTCGATTTCTGCTACATCCTGCAGGATCAGGGCTCCGTTCCATTGAAAAAATGGCTGCAGAAATTCCCCTCCTCTGGAGGGGTGTCCGAAGGACGGGGTGGTTTACAACAGGAAAAATGCGGCTTGGTAAGCATCGACAATACCAAAGGAATGTATGCTCTGTTTTACGATCAGTCCGGCAATTTCAGATATAAAGGAATTATCCAGAATGAAGAAGCCAATCAGGTCTCTGTTTCCTCCGTTCCCAAAGGACAACATCCCCTCGCCTATCTCTTCTGCAACCTCGATGCCTATTCCACCTACTGCAAAGATTACCGCGAATACTGGAAGTGGGTTTCCGAACGCAATGAAGACCGCTACAATGTCAATCAGAACCACGGACAGAATTACGACAGCAAAAACATGATGCACACCATCCGCTTATTACAGTCCTGCGAACAGATATTTAAAAACAATTCACTCAATATCCGTGTTGACAACCGCGAAGAACTGTTAGACATCAAAGCCGGAAACTGGTCTTACGAACAGGTCATGAAAAAAGCCGAAGACCTTATTGCTTCCATTGAAGAACATCATGCAGCTTCTGCCCTGCCCGATCTTCCGGATCTGGAAAAAACCACAAAAATCTTAGTTCAGATCCGGGAGGAACTCTATAAAAACAAATAA
- a CDS encoding pYEATS domain-containing protein, with the protein MKGGIMAYLELTGACIFIGGASFGIGGLSGFLFGVPKILNSDTNNHDRKPSVTQNDNLVQISDWLTKIIVGVGLTQLNNIPEFLARVGKYFSIIFQNKESGEKIAIAVILYFLIIGFLSVYLWTRLHFIGMVKKVEDDLDKKVNAMAEVINDTQQKMTDLGGGKTISEKFDEVKAEVNNIAANDPDDPQKSKWGGKSESNERKITAKIEPSENPSLYKVTLEVCSTNPANPLTGFVKFHLHPTFNNDNPIIAVTDGIARLVLNKVYGAFTAGAEADEGTTRLEIDLAELSGVPQEFRDR; encoded by the coding sequence ATGAAAGGAGGAATAATGGCTTATCTGGAACTTACAGGAGCATGCATCTTTATTGGAGGAGCCAGTTTTGGAATTGGGGGACTTTCAGGATTTTTATTTGGAGTACCAAAAATTTTAAACTCAGATACAAATAATCATGACAGAAAACCTTCAGTTACACAAAATGATAATCTTGTTCAGATTAGTGACTGGCTTACAAAGATTATTGTCGGAGTGGGATTAACTCAACTGAATAATATTCCTGAATTTTTAGCGCGGGTGGGAAAATATTTTTCGATAATATTTCAGAATAAAGAGTCTGGTGAAAAAATAGCCATCGCTGTAATATTGTATTTTCTGATTATTGGCTTCTTATCCGTTTATCTGTGGACAAGACTTCATTTTATCGGTATGGTAAAAAAAGTGGAAGACGATTTAGATAAAAAAGTCAATGCAATGGCTGAAGTCATTAACGATACACAGCAAAAAATGACCGATTTAGGCGGCGGAAAAACCATATCTGAAAAATTTGACGAAGTAAAAGCAGAAGTAAACAATATTGCTGCCAATGATCCGGATGATCCTCAGAAATCAAAATGGGGCGGAAAATCAGAATCTAATGAAAGAAAAATCACGGCAAAAATAGAACCTTCAGAAAATCCTTCCCTATATAAAGTAACCCTTGAAGTATGCAGTACAAATCCGGCAAATCCACTTACCGGGTTTGTTAAATTCCATTTACACCCCACTTTTAACAATGACAACCCCATCATTGCAGTTACTGACGGAATTGCAAGGCTGGTTTTAAATAAAGTATATGGAGCATTCACCGCAGGAGCTGAAGCAGATGAGGGAACGACCCGCTTAGAAATAGATCTGGCAGAATTATCCGGAGTTCCACAGGAATTTAGAGACAGATAA
- a CDS encoding MerR family transcriptional regulator, giving the protein MKYLINQLSKATEIPIGTIRFYEKSGLIAGEKDETIKSNNYTYYSEEVIEKLDFIKEAKSVGFTLAEIKDCMDAWFEDRLNTEDKIKLMDDKIVQIDAKIEEMQQLKEKLAYAKEVIRNGEC; this is encoded by the coding sequence ATGAAGTATTTAATCAACCAGCTTTCGAAGGCAACGGAAATCCCGATCGGAACGATCCGCTTCTATGAAAAAAGTGGTTTAATTGCGGGTGAAAAGGATGAAACAATAAAAAGCAACAATTACACGTATTATTCTGAGGAAGTTATCGAAAAGCTTGATTTTATAAAGGAAGCCAAATCTGTGGGTTTTACTCTGGCAGAAATTAAGGACTGTATGGATGCATGGTTTGAAGACCGCCTGAATACAGAGGATAAAATTAAGCTGATGGATGATAAGATTGTGCAGATCGATGCGAAAATAGAGGAAATGCAGCAGCTAAAGGAAAAACTGGCGTATGCAAAGGAAGTGATCCGGAATGGGGAGTGCTGA